One genomic window of Garra rufa chromosome 2, GarRuf1.0, whole genome shotgun sequence includes the following:
- the myoz1a gene encoding myozenin-1a, with protein MPLSGRPAPPNKRKKLSKIITDLSHITQDEYESEPEASEFDLGKKIRAPKDIMLEELSLMKNKGSKMFRMRQIRVEKFIYENNPDLFSSESMDNLQKFVPSLGGQMMDVGGHLIGRQMVGLAGGAGQAPVPPPKPGSYGKGAGGGLLAGGLAGGAGGAGGAGVAGGAGGIDGVSGDASQGDDSSKAALEKAKKSAAYVSPWERAMKGNEELIATMKAQMPGPTSQMELRKYKSFNRSALPFGGFEKAAQLMTFQLPDIEVAAEEPEPAVVYQQDIGARPSFNRTPIGWGGSAEPGSIHMELDTIPFDGETDDL; from the exons ATGCCTCTGTCAGGAAGACCAGCCCCACCCAACAAGAGGAAAAAGCTTTCCAAGATCATCACTGACCTCTCACACATAACCCAAGATG agtatGAATCAGAGCCTGAGGCCTCGGAGTTCGACTTGGGGAAGAAGATTAGGGCACCCAAGGATATCATGCTGGAGGAACTATCTCTTATGAAGAACAAAGGCTCCAAGATGTTCAGGATGAGGCAGATTCGTGTGGAGAAGTTCATCTATGAGAACAATCCCGACCTCTTCAGTAGTGAGTCCATG GATAACCTCCAGAAGTTTGTGCCCAGCCTGGGGGGACAGATGATGGATGTTGGTGGCCACCTTATTGGTAGACAGATGGTTGGCCTGGCTGGTGGGGCCGGTCAAGCACCAGTGCCTCCTCCTAAACCCGGAAGCTATGGCAAGGGAGCAGGGGGTGGACTGCTAGCAGGTGGGCTCGCTGGAGGAGCTGGAGGTGCTGGAGGTGCCGGTGTGGCAGGAGGAGCAGGGGGGATAGATGGTGTGTCAGGAGATGCCTCACAGG GTGATGACAGTTCTAAGGCTGCTTTGGAAAAGGCAAAAAAGAGTGCCGCATATGTTTCCCCTTGGGAACGGGCTATGAAAGGCAATGAAGAACTTATAGCCACAATGAAGGCTCAAATGCCAGGACCCACCTCTCAAATGGAGCTGCGAAAATATAAGTCATTCAACAG GAGTGCTTTGCCTTTTGGAGGTTTTGAGAAGGCCGCTCAGCTGATGACCTTCCAGCTGCCAGACATCGAGGTGGCCGCTGAAGAGCCTGAACCTGCAGTGGTGTACCAACAAGATATTGGCGCACGCCCCTCCTTTAACCGCACACCCATCGGCTGGGGGGGTAGCGCTGAACCAGGTAGCATTCACATGGAGTTGGATACTATACCATTTGATGGGGAGACTGACGACCTGTGA